In one window of Agrobacterium larrymoorei DNA:
- a CDS encoding type II toxin-antitoxin system RelE/ParE family toxin produces MDVHFTAKARDDLLKIGDFIAQESPIRAISFIDELEEKCLSIADAPKAFSLVPRYEAHGIRRRVHGNYLIFYRVEAERVVIIHVLHGALDYSDLFDG; encoded by the coding sequence ATGGATGTCCACTTCACGGCCAAGGCCCGGGATGATCTCTTAAAAATTGGCGACTTCATCGCGCAAGAGAGCCCGATCCGGGCCATTTCATTTATCGATGAGCTTGAAGAAAAATGCCTCTCAATCGCGGACGCACCAAAAGCCTTCTCACTAGTGCCACGTTATGAGGCCCATGGCATTCGCCGACGTGTGCATGGCAACTATCTCATTTTCTATCGCGTAGAAGCTGAGCGGGTTGTGATCATCCATGTTTTGCATGGTGCTTTGGATTATTCAGACCTGTTCGACGGCTGA
- a CDS encoding gamma carbonic anhydrase family protein, with amino-acid sequence MPIYRLGERVPNTPSPDRYWVAPDANVIGSVTLGEDVGIWFGATLRGDNEPITVGRGTNIQEGVMVHSDPGFPADIGEDCTIGHHAIIHGCTIGDNSLIGMGATILNGAKIGRNCLVGANALVTEGKEFPDNSLIVGSPARAIRTLDGEAVKGLTKSAEKYVGNWKRFAEELKPV; translated from the coding sequence ATGCCGATTTACCGCCTTGGCGAGAGGGTGCCGAACACGCCCTCACCGGATCGATACTGGGTTGCCCCGGATGCGAATGTCATCGGCTCGGTCACGCTCGGCGAAGATGTCGGCATCTGGTTCGGCGCGACGCTTCGCGGCGATAATGAGCCGATCACCGTCGGTCGCGGTACAAATATTCAGGAAGGCGTGATGGTTCACAGCGATCCCGGTTTCCCCGCAGACATCGGAGAAGACTGCACCATCGGCCACCATGCAATCATCCATGGCTGCACGATTGGTGATAATTCGCTGATCGGCATGGGTGCCACGATCCTCAATGGCGCGAAGATCGGGCGAAACTGTCTGGTTGGCGCCAATGCGCTGGTGACTGAAGGCAAGGAATTTCCCGACAACTCCCTGATCGTCGGCTCCCCTGCCCGCGCCATCCGAACGCTGGATGGTGAGGCCGTTAAAGGTCTAACGAAATCGGCGGAAAAATATGTCGGTAACTGGAAGCGCTTTGCGGAAGAGTTGAAGCCGGTTTGA
- a CDS encoding fumarylacetoacetate hydrolase family protein, which translates to MSATVIPVPQPVLLPVEGMNETFPVRRVYCVGRNYADHAIEMGHDPSREPPFFFQKNPDNLLASGKDFPYPPLSSNVHFEVECVVALKSGGSNIPVESALEHVWGYGVGIDMTRRDMQDALKKMGRSWESAKAFEASAPVSALVPASKIGHPAKGSVWLEVNGERKQSGDLDQMIWKTAEIIAELSKLFTLAAGDVIMTGTPAGVGPVVPGDTMVCGVDGVGTLTVKVV; encoded by the coding sequence ATGTCCGCAACAGTCATCCCCGTCCCCCAGCCCGTCCTTTTGCCCGTCGAAGGCATGAATGAAACTTTTCCGGTGCGACGGGTCTATTGCGTGGGTCGGAATTATGCGGACCATGCGATTGAAATGGGGCACGATCCTTCCCGTGAGCCTCCCTTCTTCTTCCAGAAGAACCCGGATAATCTTCTCGCTTCGGGCAAGGATTTTCCCTATCCGCCGCTATCCTCCAATGTCCATTTCGAAGTGGAATGCGTGGTTGCGCTGAAAAGCGGCGGCTCTAACATTCCCGTCGAGAGCGCGCTGGAGCACGTCTGGGGATACGGTGTCGGCATCGATATGACCCGGCGCGATATGCAGGATGCGCTGAAGAAAATGGGCCGGTCATGGGAAAGCGCCAAGGCGTTCGAAGCTTCCGCCCCCGTCTCGGCACTCGTCCCGGCATCGAAGATCGGACATCCGGCCAAAGGTTCGGTCTGGCTTGAGGTCAATGGCGAGCGCAAGCAATCCGGCGATCTCGATCAGATGATCTGGAAGACCGCCGAAATCATCGCGGAGCTTTCCAAGCTCTTCACGCTGGCCGCAGGCGATGTGATCATGACTGGCACGCCCGCGGGCGTTGGCCCGGTCGTTCCGGGTGACACGATGGTTTGCGGCGTGGATGGCGTCGGCACGTTGACGGTGAAGGTGGTCTAA
- the dusA gene encoding tRNA dihydrouridine(20/20a) synthase DusA, which translates to MIDWTDTRCRYLHRQLSQHALLYTEMIVADAIIHGKRDKLLEYHPQEHPVALQLGGSDPVKLTEAVRIAADYGYDEFNLNVGCPSDRVQSGTFGACLMREPETVAASVSAMKAVANVPVTVKCRIGVDDQEPETVLPDFIARMVQAGADAVWIHARKAWLQGLSPKENREVPPLDYDLAYRMKQENPDLFIGINGGITDLDQAEEHLKHMDGVMLGRAAYHNTSILADVDHRIYGEAPAERDWASLRDAMMAYAEDYIAKGGRLNHVTRHMVGLFQGLPGARRFRQILSSDATKPGAGTEVISAAFGAVDFDGATKDIAV; encoded by the coding sequence ATGATCGACTGGACTGATACCCGCTGTCGGTACTTACATCGCCAGCTTTCGCAGCACGCGCTGCTCTATACCGAGATGATCGTGGCCGATGCCATCATTCATGGAAAGCGTGACAAGCTTCTCGAATATCACCCGCAGGAGCATCCGGTGGCTTTGCAATTGGGCGGATCCGATCCCGTAAAGCTTACCGAGGCTGTCAGGATTGCTGCGGATTACGGCTATGACGAGTTCAATCTCAATGTCGGTTGTCCCTCGGATCGCGTCCAGTCGGGTACTTTCGGTGCATGCCTGATGCGGGAGCCTGAAACGGTCGCTGCCTCCGTTTCCGCGATGAAGGCCGTTGCCAACGTGCCCGTGACGGTCAAATGCCGCATCGGCGTCGATGATCAGGAGCCTGAGACCGTGCTGCCGGATTTCATTGCACGCATGGTGCAGGCTGGCGCAGATGCGGTCTGGATTCACGCCCGCAAAGCGTGGCTTCAGGGTCTGTCTCCGAAGGAAAATCGCGAAGTACCGCCGCTCGATTACGATCTCGCTTACCGCATGAAGCAGGAAAACCCCGATCTTTTCATCGGTATCAATGGTGGCATTACCGATCTGGATCAGGCTGAAGAGCATCTGAAGCACATGGATGGTGTGATGCTTGGCCGTGCGGCCTACCACAACACCTCCATCCTCGCGGATGTGGATCATCGTATTTACGGCGAAGCGCCAGCCGAACGCGATTGGGCGTCGCTCCGTGATGCCATGATGGCCTATGCGGAAGACTACATCGCCAAAGGCGGCCGCCTGAACCACGTGACCCGCCACATGGTAGGTCTGTTCCAGGGTCTCCCCGGCGCCCGCCGCTTCCGCCAGATACTCTCGAGCGACGCGACGAAACCGGGAGCAGGCACCGAAGTTATTTCAGCCGCATTTGGTGCTGTTGATTTTGATGGGGCTACAAAGGATATCGCCGTATAA
- a CDS encoding DUF72 domain-containing protein gives MSKSGTIRAGIGGWTFEPWEGTFYPEKLAKKRQLEFAGSKLKAIEVNGTYYGSQKPETFAKWASEVPEGFIFSLKASRFVTNRKVLAEAGESMTKFLTQGLTELGDHLGPILWQFAPTKKFEPDDFAAFLALLPEKQDGLKLQHVVEVRHDSFQVPEFIKLLDKHNVAVVCADHHDYPMLPDVTADFVYCRLQKGEDDIETCYPKKDVEAWSERLKTYAAGGVPDDLPLISPDRKTEKQPRDVFSFFITGGKVNAPNGAQLLQSLV, from the coding sequence ATGAGCAAATCGGGAACGATCCGCGCAGGTATCGGCGGCTGGACCTTCGAGCCTTGGGAAGGCACGTTCTATCCCGAGAAGCTTGCCAAGAAGCGCCAGCTTGAATTTGCGGGATCGAAGCTGAAAGCTATCGAAGTGAACGGCACCTATTATGGCAGCCAGAAGCCCGAGACCTTCGCCAAATGGGCGTCCGAAGTGCCCGAGGGCTTCATCTTCTCACTGAAAGCCAGCCGTTTCGTCACCAATCGCAAGGTGCTGGCCGAGGCTGGCGAATCGATGACAAAGTTTTTGACGCAGGGCTTGACTGAGCTTGGCGATCATCTGGGCCCTATTCTGTGGCAATTTGCGCCGACGAAAAAGTTCGAGCCGGACGATTTCGCTGCTTTTCTCGCATTGCTGCCGGAAAAGCAGGATGGGCTGAAATTACAGCACGTTGTCGAGGTTCGGCATGACAGTTTTCAGGTGCCGGAATTCATCAAGCTGCTGGATAAGCATAATGTCGCGGTCGTCTGCGCTGACCACCACGACTACCCCATGCTGCCGGACGTGACCGCCGATTTCGTCTATTGTCGCCTGCAAAAGGGCGAAGACGATATCGAGACTTGCTACCCAAAGAAGGACGTGGAAGCCTGGAGCGAACGCCTGAAAACCTACGCAGCTGGCGGTGTGCCGGACGATCTTCCGCTGATATCGCCGGATAGAAAGACGGAAAAGCAACCTCGCGACGTCTTTTCCTTCTTCATCACCGGCGGCAAGGTGAACGCGCCGAATGGCGCGCAGCTATTGCAATCATTGGTGTAA
- the uvrA gene encoding excinuclease ABC subunit UvrA → MSELKTISIRGAREHNLKGIDLDLPRNKLIVMTGLSGSGKSSLAFDTIYAEGQRRYVESLSAYARQFLEMMQKPDVDQIEGLSPAISIEQKTTSKNPRSTVGTVTEIYDYMRLLFARVGVPYSPATGLPIESQTVSQMVDRILAIEEGTRLYILAPMVRGRKGEYKKELAELMKKGFQRVKVDGQFYEIADVPALDKKYKHDIDVVVDRAVVRPDMAARLADSLETCLKLADGLAVAEFADKPLPAEETAAGGSANKSLNETHERVLFSEKFACPVSGFTIPEIEPRLFSFNNPFGACPTCDGLGSQQKVDEALIVPEPARTLRDGAIAPWAKSSSPYYNQTLEALGKAFGFKLSSRWNELTEAAKKAILKGTDEKIEFQYQDGARSYKTVKNFEGIVPNLERRWKETDSAWAREEIERYMSAAPCPACAGFRLKPEALAVKINKLHIGEVTQMSIKVARDWFEVLPEHLNGKQNEIAVRILKEIRERLRFLNDVGLDYLSLSRNSGTLSGGESQRIRLASQIGSGLTGVLYVLDEPSIGLHQRDNARLLDTLKHLRDIGNTVIVVEHDEDAILTADYVVDIGPAAGIHGGQVIAEGTPQEVMANPKSLTGKYLSGEMGVPVPAERRKPKKGKEIKVVGARGNNLKNVTAAVPLGVFTAVTGVSGGGKSTFLIETLYKSAARRVMGAREIPAEHDRIDGFEFIDKVIDIDQSPIGRTPRSNPATYTGAFTPIRDWFAGLPEAKARGYAPGRFSFNVKGGRCEACQGDGVIKIEMHFLPDVYVTCDVCHGKRYNRETLDVTFKSKSIADVLDMTVEEGVEFFSAVPAVRDKLQSLFDVGLGYIKVGQQANTLSGGEAQRVKLAKELSKRSTGRTLYILDEPTTGLHFHDVKKLLEMLHELVNQGNSVVVIEHNLEVIKTADWIIDIGPEGGTGGGEIVAAGTPEQIVKEKRSYTGQFLKELLERHPEKKIQAAE, encoded by the coding sequence ATGAGTGAATTGAAGACGATTTCCATCCGTGGTGCCCGTGAGCACAATCTCAAGGGCATCGACCTTGATTTGCCACGCAACAAGCTGATCGTCATGACCGGGCTTTCTGGCTCCGGAAAATCCTCGCTCGCCTTCGATACGATCTATGCGGAAGGCCAGCGGCGTTATGTCGAAAGTCTTTCGGCCTATGCCCGCCAGTTTCTGGAAATGATGCAGAAACCGGATGTGGACCAGATCGAGGGCCTGTCGCCCGCCATTTCCATCGAGCAAAAGACCACGTCCAAGAACCCACGTTCCACCGTGGGCACCGTGACGGAAATCTATGACTATATGCGCCTGCTCTTTGCGCGCGTCGGCGTTCCCTATTCGCCCGCCACGGGCCTTCCGATCGAAAGCCAGACGGTCAGCCAGATGGTGGATCGCATCCTCGCTATCGAGGAAGGCACGCGTCTTTATATTCTGGCGCCCATGGTTCGCGGGCGCAAAGGCGAGTACAAAAAGGAACTCGCCGAACTGATGAAGAAAGGCTTCCAGCGTGTGAAGGTGGATGGGCAGTTTTACGAAATTGCCGACGTTCCCGCGCTCGACAAGAAGTACAAACACGATATCGACGTGGTGGTGGACCGCGCCGTCGTGCGCCCGGATATGGCCGCGCGTCTGGCAGACAGTCTCGAGACCTGCCTGAAACTGGCGGATGGTCTGGCGGTTGCCGAATTTGCCGACAAGCCGCTTCCGGCGGAAGAAACCGCAGCGGGCGGTTCTGCCAACAAATCTTTAAACGAAACGCATGAGCGCGTGCTGTTTTCGGAAAAATTCGCCTGCCCCGTCTCCGGCTTCACCATTCCGGAAATCGAGCCACGGCTGTTTTCCTTCAACAATCCCTTCGGTGCCTGCCCCACCTGTGATGGTCTTGGCTCGCAGCAAAAAGTGGATGAGGCGCTGATCGTGCCGGAGCCCGCGCGCACGTTGCGCGATGGCGCAATCGCGCCTTGGGCCAAATCCTCGTCGCCCTATTACAATCAGACGCTGGAAGCGCTGGGGAAAGCCTTCGGTTTCAAGCTTTCCAGCCGTTGGAATGAACTGACCGAAGCCGCCAAAAAGGCGATTTTGAAGGGCACGGACGAGAAGATCGAATTCCAGTATCAGGACGGTGCACGCTCCTACAAGACGGTCAAGAATTTCGAGGGTATCGTTCCCAATCTCGAGCGCCGCTGGAAGGAAACGGATAGCGCATGGGCGCGCGAAGAGATCGAACGCTATATGTCGGCTGCCCCCTGCCCGGCCTGCGCCGGTTTTCGCCTGAAGCCGGAAGCACTGGCAGTCAAGATCAATAAACTGCATATCGGCGAAGTCACCCAAATGTCGATCAAGGTGGCGCGGGACTGGTTCGAAGTCCTGCCGGAACATCTGAATGGGAAGCAGAACGAGATTGCCGTGCGGATTCTCAAGGAGATCCGCGAGCGCTTGCGCTTTCTCAACGATGTTGGACTGGATTACCTCAGCCTCTCGCGCAATTCCGGCACGCTTTCGGGCGGCGAAAGCCAGCGTATTCGTCTGGCATCGCAGATCGGCTCCGGCCTCACCGGCGTTCTCTATGTCCTCGATGAGCCATCTATCGGCCTGCATCAGCGCGACAATGCGCGGCTGTTGGACACGCTGAAGCACCTGCGCGATATCGGCAACACCGTCATCGTCGTAGAGCATGACGAAGACGCTATCCTGACGGCGGATTACGTGGTCGATATCGGCCCCGCAGCGGGCATCCATGGCGGCCAGGTGATTGCCGAAGGCACACCGCAGGAGGTCATGGCCAATCCTAAGTCGCTGACGGGCAAATATCTGTCCGGCGAAATGGGCGTGCCAGTTCCAGCGGAACGGCGCAAGCCCAAGAAGGGCAAGGAAATCAAGGTCGTCGGCGCTCGCGGCAACAATCTGAAGAACGTGACGGCAGCTGTGCCGCTTGGCGTGTTCACGGCGGTTACGGGTGTTTCCGGCGGCGGTAAATCCACCTTCCTGATCGAGACACTTTATAAATCCGCTGCGCGTCGCGTCATGGGCGCGCGTGAAATTCCGGCTGAGCATGATCGTATCGATGGCTTCGAATTCATCGATAAGGTCATCGATATCGACCAGTCGCCCATTGGCCGCACGCCGCGCTCCAACCCTGCGACCTATACCGGCGCATTCACGCCGATTCGTGACTGGTTTGCCGGTCTGCCAGAGGCAAAAGCGCGTGGTTATGCGCCGGGCCGTTTCTCCTTCAATGTGAAGGGTGGTCGGTGTGAGGCCTGCCAGGGCGATGGCGTCATCAAAATCGAGATGCACTTCCTGCCGGATGTCTACGTGACCTGCGACGTCTGCCACGGCAAGCGCTACAATCGCGAGACACTGGATGTCACCTTCAAGAGCAAGTCGATTGCCGATGTGCTGGATATGACGGTTGAGGAGGGCGTGGAATTCTTCTCCGCCGTTCCAGCCGTGCGTGACAAGCTGCAATCGCTGTTCGATGTCGGCCTCGGCTATATCAAGGTCGGTCAGCAGGCCAACACGCTGTCCGGTGGTGAGGCGCAACGCGTCAAGCTCGCGAAGGAGCTTTCCAAGCGCTCGACCGGGCGCACGCTCTATATCCTCGATGAACCGACGACCGGTCTGCATTTCCACGATGTGAAGAAGCTGCTGGAAATGCTGCATGAACTGGTCAATCAGGGCAACTCGGTAGTGGTGATCGAGCACAATCTCGAAGTCATCAAGACGGCGGACTGGATCATCGATATCGGCCCTGAAGGTGGCACGGGCGGCGGTGAAATCGTCGCGGCGGGAACGCCAGAACAGATCGTCAAGGAGAAGCGCTCCTATACAGGCCAGTTCCTCAAGGAACTGCTGGAGCGGCATCCCGAGAAGAAAATACAGGCGGCGGAGTAA
- a CDS encoding single-stranded DNA-binding protein, which translates to MAGSVNKVILIGNVGADPEIRRTQDGRPIANLRIATSESWRDRNSGERKEKTEWHTVVVFNEGLCKVVEQYVKKGAKLYIEGALQTRKWQDQNGNDRYSTEVVLQGFNSTLTMLDGRGEGGGGSRGGDMGGGDYGSGGGYGGGSGGGNYGGGYDQQSSRGGSSSRGGQSSGNFSNDLDDDIPF; encoded by the coding sequence ATGGCTGGCAGCGTAAACAAGGTTATTCTAATCGGAAACGTAGGCGCTGATCCGGAAATTCGCCGCACGCAGGATGGACGCCCGATTGCGAACCTGCGTATTGCGACCTCCGAAAGCTGGCGCGACCGCAATTCCGGCGAGCGCAAGGAAAAGACCGAGTGGCATACGGTCGTCGTTTTCAACGAAGGCCTCTGCAAGGTCGTGGAACAATACGTCAAGAAGGGCGCCAAGCTCTATATCGAAGGCGCGCTTCAGACCCGCAAGTGGCAGGACCAAAACGGCAATGACCGTTATTCGACGGAAGTCGTTCTTCAGGGCTTCAACTCGACGCTGACCATGCTCGATGGTCGCGGTGAGGGCGGCGGCGGAAGCCGTGGCGGAGACATGGGCGGCGGCGATTATGGCAGCGGCGGCGGATATGGTGGTGGCAGCGGTGGTGGAAACTACGGCGGCGGCTACGACCAGCAGTCCTCGCGCGGCGGCTCCTCTTCTCGCGGCGGCCAGTCTTCCGGCAACTTTTCCAATGATCTGGACGACGACATTCCGTTCTGA
- a CDS encoding FtsB family cell division protein, whose translation MWTKHHKNRRFGRLVVPAITVAFLSYFGYHSVHGDFGLEATERLERQRIARTAERDKLVKARVALERQVELMSDGSLERDMIDEISRYQLNMSKPDEIVIMNGYM comes from the coding sequence ATGTGGACGAAGCATCATAAGAATAGGCGGTTTGGCCGTCTCGTTGTTCCTGCGATTACGGTCGCGTTTCTCTCTTATTTCGGTTACCATTCCGTCCATGGCGATTTCGGGCTTGAGGCCACGGAACGGCTGGAGCGCCAGCGTATTGCGAGAACGGCGGAGCGGGATAAGCTCGTCAAGGCTCGCGTCGCGCTTGAACGGCAGGTGGAATTGATGAGTGACGGCTCGCTGGAGCGGGATATGATCGATGAGATTTCCCGTTACCAGCTGAATATGTCCAAGCCCGACGAAATCGTCATCATGAATGGATATATGTGA
- the pdhA gene encoding pyruvate dehydrogenase (acetyl-transferring) E1 component subunit alpha, translated as MAPRKNATVSGRKTTAKTPAKEFTGKNSLEFGKEEELHAYREMLLIRRFEEKAGQLYGMGFIGGFCHLYIGQEAVVVGMQMSQKEGDQVITAYRDHGHMLAAGMSARGVMAELTGRRGGLSKGKGGSMHMFSKEKHFYGGHGIVGAQVSLGTGLAFANKYRGNDNVSVTYFGDGAANQGQVYESFNMAALWKLPIIYIVENNRYAMGTSTGRATAQSNYSLRGSGFGIPGVQVDGMDVRAVKAAADEALEHCRSGKGPIILEMLTYRYRGHSMSDPAKYRSKEEVQKMRSEQDPIEQVKARLLEQGWASEDELKAIDKDVRDVVADSADFAQNDPEPDVSELYTDILL; from the coding sequence ATGGCGCCGCGCAAAAACGCGACCGTATCCGGCCGCAAGACAACGGCAAAGACGCCTGCCAAGGAATTCACCGGCAAGAATTCGCTGGAATTCGGCAAGGAAGAAGAGCTTCACGCCTATCGCGAGATGCTGCTCATCCGTCGCTTCGAGGAAAAAGCCGGTCAGCTTTACGGCATGGGCTTCATCGGCGGTTTCTGTCACCTCTATATCGGCCAGGAAGCTGTCGTCGTCGGCATGCAGATGTCGCAGAAAGAGGGCGATCAGGTCATCACCGCTTACCGTGACCACGGCCACATGCTGGCTGCTGGCATGAGCGCACGCGGCGTCATGGCCGAGTTGACCGGTCGTCGCGGTGGTCTTTCCAAGGGGAAGGGCGGCTCGATGCACATGTTCTCCAAGGAAAAGCATTTCTACGGCGGCCACGGCATCGTCGGTGCGCAGGTTTCGCTCGGAACCGGTCTTGCCTTCGCGAACAAGTATCGCGGCAACGACAATGTATCCGTCACCTATTTCGGTGATGGCGCGGCCAACCAGGGCCAGGTTTACGAGAGCTTCAACATGGCTGCTCTCTGGAAACTGCCGATCATCTACATCGTTGAGAACAACCGTTACGCCATGGGCACATCCACCGGCCGTGCAACGGCGCAGTCCAACTATTCGCTGCGCGGTTCCGGCTTCGGCATTCCCGGCGTTCAGGTAGACGGCATGGATGTTCGCGCGGTCAAGGCTGCTGCGGATGAGGCTCTGGAACATTGCCGTTCCGGCAAGGGCCCGATCATTCTGGAAATGCTGACCTATCGTTATCGCGGTCACTCCATGTCCGACCCGGCAAAGTATCGTTCCAAGGAAGAAGTGCAGAAGATGCGCTCCGAGCAGGATCCGATCGAACAGGTCAAGGCACGCCTTCTCGAACAGGGTTGGGCGAGCGAGGACGAGTTGAAGGCAATCGATAAGGACGTTCGTGACGTCGTTGCCGATAGCGCCGATTTCGCCCAGAACGACCCGGAGCCGGATGTTTCCGAGCTCTACACCGATATCCTGCTCTGA
- a CDS encoding pyruvate dehydrogenase complex E1 component subunit beta translates to MPIEILMPALSPTMEEGTLSKWLKKEGDTVTSGDVIAEIETDKATMEVEAVDEGVIGKLLIEAGTENVKVNTAIAVLLQEGESADAISSSAKKEEPKAEASNSGSDAAGGKTREASEEPSAAKEAAKVPAAPKIEVAADPDIPEGTEFVSQTVREALRDAMAEEMRSDENVFVMGEEVAEYQGAYKITQGLLQEFGAKRVIDTPITEHGFAGIGVGAAMTGLKPIVEFMTFNFAMQAIDQIVNSAAKTLYMSGGQMGAPMVFRGPSGAAARVAAQHSQCYAAWYSHIPGLKVVMPYSAADAKGLLKAAIRDPNPVIFLENEILYGQSFEVPKLDDFVLPIGKARIHRKGKDATIVSFGIGMTYAIKAVAELEKEGIDVELIDLRTIRPMDLPTVIESVKKTGRLVTVEEGFPQSSVGDFISNQVQRAAFDYLDAPILTIAGKDVPMPYAANLEKLALPNVDEVIQAVKAVCYK, encoded by the coding sequence ATGCCTATAGAAATTCTTATGCCCGCCCTTTCCCCAACCATGGAGGAAGGCACGCTTTCCAAGTGGCTGAAAAAAGAGGGTGACACGGTCACCTCCGGTGACGTGATCGCTGAAATCGAAACGGACAAGGCAACGATGGAAGTCGAAGCCGTGGACGAGGGCGTCATCGGCAAACTGCTGATCGAAGCCGGCACCGAAAACGTGAAGGTCAACACGGCCATTGCCGTGCTGCTTCAGGAAGGTGAAAGCGCCGACGCCATCTCTTCTTCTGCAAAGAAAGAAGAGCCGAAGGCCGAAGCTTCCAATTCCGGTTCCGACGCTGCTGGTGGCAAGACCCGCGAAGCAAGCGAAGAGCCTTCCGCTGCCAAGGAAGCTGCAAAGGTTCCAGCCGCACCGAAGATCGAAGTTGCTGCCGATCCCGATATTCCAGAAGGCACCGAATTCGTAAGCCAGACCGTTCGCGAAGCACTTCGCGATGCCATGGCTGAAGAAATGCGCTCAGACGAAAACGTCTTCGTCATGGGCGAAGAAGTTGCCGAATATCAGGGCGCGTACAAGATTACGCAGGGCCTGTTGCAGGAATTCGGCGCCAAGCGCGTTATCGATACGCCTATCACCGAACACGGCTTTGCCGGTATCGGCGTCGGCGCTGCGATGACGGGTCTGAAGCCGATCGTCGAGTTCATGACGTTCAACTTCGCCATGCAGGCCATCGACCAGATCGTCAACTCCGCTGCCAAGACGCTTTACATGTCTGGCGGTCAGATGGGTGCACCGATGGTGTTCCGTGGTCCGTCGGGCGCTGCTGCCCGCGTTGCTGCGCAGCACTCCCAGTGCTACGCCGCATGGTACAGCCATATTCCGGGCCTCAAGGTCGTCATGCCGTACTCGGCTGCGGACGCCAAGGGTCTTCTGAAGGCGGCCATTCGCGATCCGAACCCGGTCATCTTCCTCGAAAACGAAATCCTGTACGGTCAGAGCTTCGAAGTTCCGAAGCTGGATGATTTCGTGCTGCCAATCGGCAAGGCACGCATTCACCGCAAGGGCAAGGATGCGACCATCGTTTCCTTCGGCATTGGCATGACCTACGCCATCAAGGCAGTTGCCGAACTGGAAAAGGAAGGTATCGATGTCGAGCTGATCGACCTGCGCACCATCCGTCCGATGGACCTTCCAACGGTTATCGAATCCGTCAAGAAGACCGGTCGTCTGGTCACTGTCGAAGAAGGCTTCCCGCAGTCATCGGTCGGTGACTTCATCTCCAACCAGGTTCAGCGCGCTGCATTCGATTACCTCGATGCACCGATCCTGACGATTGCCGGTAAGGATGTTCCAATGCCTTACGCTGCAAACCTGGAAAAGCTGGCTCTGCCGAACGTCGACGAAGTCATCCAG